In a single window of the Streptomyces sp. HUAS ZL42 genome:
- a CDS encoding glycosyltransferase — MGQTAHVSAIVWTAAASLAAWLWLLLCQGFFWRTDVRLPYREEPEEWPSVCVVVPARDEAAVLPASLPTLLAQDYPGRAEVFLVDDGSSDGTGELARELARRQGGLPLTVDSPGEPPAGWTGKLWAMRHGIGLARARDPEYLLLTDADIAHAPDSLRALVASARTGGFDVVSQMARLSVESRWERLVVPAFVYFFAQLYPFRRIGNRGARTAAAAGGCVLLRTESAERARVPDAIRHAVIDDVALARAVKGDGGHIWLGLAERVDSVRPYPRLRDLWRMVSRSAYAQLRHNPLLLAGTVLGLALVYLVPPLAVCVGLAVGSTAAAVPGALAWLVMAGTYVPMLRYYRQPLWLAPLLPFTAFLYLLMTVDSAVQHYRGRGAAWKGRTYARPDAVPDEG, encoded by the coding sequence GTGGGGCAGACTGCGCACGTGAGCGCGATCGTGTGGACTGCCGCCGCTTCACTGGCCGCCTGGCTGTGGCTGCTGCTCTGCCAGGGCTTCTTCTGGCGGACGGACGTGAGACTGCCGTACCGCGAGGAGCCGGAGGAGTGGCCGTCCGTCTGTGTCGTCGTACCGGCCCGTGACGAGGCCGCCGTGCTGCCCGCGAGCCTGCCCACCCTGCTCGCCCAGGACTATCCGGGCCGGGCGGAGGTCTTCCTCGTCGACGACGGCAGTTCGGACGGCACCGGGGAGCTGGCGCGCGAACTGGCGCGCCGGCAGGGCGGTTTGCCGCTCACCGTGGACTCGCCTGGTGAGCCGCCCGCGGGCTGGACCGGCAAACTGTGGGCGATGCGCCACGGGATCGGCCTCGCACGCGCGCGTGACCCCGAATACCTGCTGCTCACGGACGCCGACATCGCCCACGCCCCGGACAGCCTGCGCGCGTTGGTGGCCTCGGCACGCACGGGAGGCTTCGACGTCGTCTCGCAGATGGCACGGCTGAGCGTGGAGAGCCGGTGGGAACGGCTCGTCGTACCGGCCTTCGTGTACTTCTTCGCACAGCTGTATCCGTTCCGCCGGATCGGTAACAGGGGCGCGCGGACGGCGGCCGCGGCGGGCGGCTGTGTGCTGCTGCGCACCGAGTCCGCCGAGCGGGCCCGTGTCCCGGACGCCATCCGGCACGCCGTCATCGACGACGTGGCCCTCGCGCGGGCCGTCAAGGGCGACGGCGGGCACATCTGGCTGGGGCTGGCCGAGCGGGTCGACAGCGTGCGTCCGTATCCGCGGCTGCGCGACCTGTGGCGGATGGTCTCGCGCAGCGCGTACGCGCAACTGCGGCACAACCCGCTCCTGCTGGCCGGTACGGTGCTCGGTCTGGCTCTGGTCTACCTGGTCCCGCCGCTCGCCGTGTGCGTCGGGCTCGCCGTCGGCAGTACGGCCGCGGCGGTGCCCGGCGCCCTGGCATGGCTGGTGATGGCGGGGACGTACGTACCGATGCTCCGCTACTACCGCCAGCCGCTGTGGCTCGCTCCCCTGCTGCCGTTCACCGCGTTCCTGTATCTGCTGATGACGGTCGACTCCGCGGTGCAGCACTACCGGGGGCGCGGTGCGGCCTGGAAGGGCCGCACCTACGCACGTCCGGACGCCGTGCCCGACGAGGGCTGA
- a CDS encoding O-antigen ligase family protein, producing the protein MTSVAGRDADDERRNISDAAGVAVLGACATWSVVTAAAHDGRPEGMLLAVLAVAAGYAMGRIFGAIVPVAAPAVAAVAGLCLTVAAPRLSPGPEIVAPLGHAGATAAVLTLSTGAACCAAWSTPVPFLRLALRLLAAGIIAAGAVVGSTTAVVTCGAVLLCSLAAGRMPHRGTGLVGLALTATLVTGLTWAVAGDALPEGLTASLEGRLTPHRVDLWRDALRLARGDAVLGVGPGRFGELSPSAAESLLSDGKPHSAPLQQAAEQGVIGVVLLAAAFCWVLFALWHTARPTPVALTAGAALTALAAIAAVGNALSFTTVSVGAGVLAGLATARPLAEEQAGSQGT; encoded by the coding sequence ATGACGTCTGTGGCCGGTCGGGACGCGGACGACGAAAGACGCAACATCTCGGACGCGGCGGGCGTGGCCGTGCTGGGGGCCTGCGCCACCTGGTCCGTGGTCACGGCGGCGGCGCACGACGGCCGCCCCGAAGGCATGCTGCTCGCGGTGCTCGCCGTGGCCGCCGGTTACGCCATGGGGCGGATCTTCGGGGCGATCGTGCCGGTCGCCGCACCGGCCGTCGCGGCCGTGGCCGGTCTGTGTCTGACGGTGGCCGCTCCGCGTCTCTCCCCTGGGCCCGAGATCGTCGCGCCGCTCGGACACGCCGGCGCCACGGCCGCCGTGCTGACCCTCTCCACGGGCGCCGCGTGCTGCGCCGCCTGGTCCACGCCCGTGCCGTTCCTCAGGCTTGCCCTGCGCCTGCTGGCCGCCGGGATCATCGCGGCCGGCGCCGTCGTCGGCTCGACCACCGCGGTGGTCACCTGCGGCGCGGTGCTGCTGTGCTCACTCGCCGCCGGGCGCATGCCTCACCGCGGCACCGGCCTCGTGGGACTGGCCCTGACCGCGACGCTGGTGACGGGCCTGACCTGGGCGGTCGCCGGTGACGCGCTGCCGGAGGGCCTCACCGCCTCCCTGGAGGGCCGGCTGACACCGCACCGCGTCGATCTGTGGCGCGACGCCCTGCGCCTGGCACGCGGGGACGCGGTCCTCGGCGTGGGGCCGGGGCGCTTCGGGGAGCTCAGCCCGTCGGCGGCCGAGTCGCTGCTGTCCGACGGCAAGCCGCACTCGGCGCCGCTGCAACAGGCGGCGGAACAAGGGGTGATCGGGGTCGTGCTCCTCGCGGCCGCCTTCTGCTGGGTGCTGTTCGCTCTGTGGCACACCGCGCGCCCCACGCCGGTCGCCCTCACCGCGGGAGCAGCGCTGACGGCCCTCGCGGCCATCGCCGCGGTCGGCAACGCGCTCAGCTTCACCACGGTCTCGGTCGGCGCGGGCGTGCTGGCCGGCTTGGCGACGGCACGCCCCCTCGCGGAGGAACAGGCGGGGTCGCAAGGGACGTAG
- a CDS encoding glutamate racemase, whose translation MKIALIDSGIGLLAATAAVRGLRPDADLVLSMDPDGMPWGPRTPQDLTERAVAIAEAAAAHGPDALIVGCNTATVHALTTLRARLEPAIPVIGTVPAIKPAAAGGGPVAIWATPATTGSPYQRGLIQDFADGVEVVEVPCWGLAEAVERADEVAIAEAVTAAAALTPDEVRTVVLGCTHYELIAEHIRTAVQRPGMPPLVLHGSAGAVVAQALRRIGALPELGATALGSVTVLLSGREGALPAAALSYAEGRMLQAVSPAS comes from the coding sequence GTGAAGATCGCGCTCATCGACTCCGGAATCGGCCTGCTGGCGGCCACCGCCGCGGTACGAGGCCTGCGACCCGACGCGGATCTGGTGCTCTCCATGGACCCCGACGGCATGCCCTGGGGGCCGCGCACACCGCAAGACCTCACGGAGCGTGCCGTGGCCATCGCCGAAGCCGCCGCCGCACATGGGCCCGACGCCCTCATCGTCGGCTGCAACACCGCGACGGTGCACGCTCTGACGACTCTGCGCGCCCGCCTCGAACCCGCGATCCCCGTCATCGGCACGGTCCCGGCGATCAAACCCGCCGCGGCAGGCGGCGGCCCCGTCGCGATCTGGGCCACGCCCGCCACCACCGGCAGTCCCTACCAGCGGGGCCTCATCCAGGACTTCGCCGACGGTGTGGAGGTCGTGGAGGTCCCGTGCTGGGGGCTCGCCGAGGCCGTCGAGCGCGCGGACGAGGTGGCGATCGCCGAGGCCGTCACCGCCGCCGCCGCGCTGACCCCGGACGAGGTGAGGACCGTCGTCCTGGGATGCACGCATTACGAACTGATCGCCGAACACATCCGCACCGCCGTGCAGCGCCCCGGCATGCCGCCGCTCGTCCTGCACGGCTCGGCCGGCGCGGTGGTCGCCCAGGCTCTGCGCCGGATCGGCGCGCTCCCCGAACTCGGGGCGACGGCACTCGGTTCGGTGACGGTGCTGCTGAGTGGTCGCGAGGGCGCCCTGCCCGCGGCCGCCCTGTCCTACGCCGAAGGCCGGATGCTGCAGGCGGTCAGCCCCGCCTCCTGA